In a single window of the Nicotiana tabacum cultivar K326 unplaced genomic scaffold, ASM71507v2 Un00266, whole genome shotgun sequence genome:
- the LOC142179057 gene encoding uncharacterized protein LOC142179057 — protein MAIDEVTDQSSIVIDHNHPLYLHPSDTPGAFSLGFQLIGMENYTMWSQAMEVSLLTRNKQGFVDGTITRDTYGDKYANLWDRCNAIVKSWIMHNVSRDLLSGVLFHSNACAIWADLRKYFDKVNASRMYYLHREIFTLTQGMSTVSVYYSKLKDLWNEYDSIMPPPICCDKSKKFVDHQQYQRLWQFLMGLNDNYSQARSQILMKSKISTINQAYAMILQDESQNIVAGNSSYVFDSSDPTTLYSSKVGQKMKKNYHLECDYCNMKGLLQIIEIFTMLNKSHVSESPARAHMAGNVSYVQQSDEKWIVDTGATNHMVGNQNALHDKVTIGNAGSAFKCCAAFYPDFCILQDLFTRKVEEIGKKEGELYVLHTQRRLKDPAKSFIVVRDEVELWHRRLGHVSVIKKLSSFNCSYSTGISHRDICPLARQARISFPISTTRAANYFDLLHMDLQYSSTSLLCARHYASKFLSIHSTIKWSGGKNTHTYLRDSKGYKVSGKASISNKRVLGCLCFATNLVRGDKFGPRAIRSVFLGYAPTQKGYKLYNIEKMSIFVSRDVVFHEDAYHFQHITEDFRAFPQTTYTVNNDCMVSFVDSRGDDSLETAHRGDDSLETAHIDTEANALIHGMHATSSSIPSNAEEGTISVSEIQSSAIENEASVMGQNEAPLVCDQRKYAKDARWIEAMKAEIQAVEDNHTWEVVALPHGKKAIGCKWVYKIKYIAFGDIERFKARLVEKGYSQKEGLDYQEIFSPVVKMVTVRSVIAIAATKGWVLH, from the exons ATGGCGATTGATGAAGTTACTGATCAAAGCTCGATTGTGATTGATCACAATCATCCTCTATATTTACATCCATCTGATACACCTGGAGCGTTTTCATTAGGTTTCCAGTTGATTGGAATGGAAAATTACACTATGTGGAGCCAAGCTATGGAAGTTTCGCTGTTGACTCGCAATAAGCAGGGATTTGTTGATGGAACCATTACACGCGACACCTATGGAGATAAGTATGCTAACCTATGGGACCGATGTAATGCTATAGTTAAATCATGGATTATGCATAATGTTAGTCGTGATTTGTTAAGCGGTGTTCTATTTCATTCAAATGCATGTGCAATCTGGGCTGATCTGCGTAAATATTTTGACAAGGTGAATGCTTCACGCATGTATTATCTTCATAGAGAAATTTTCACATTGACTCAAGGAATGTCTACTGTGTCTGTATATTACTCTAAACTGAAGGACCTCTGGAATGAATATGATTCAATAATGCCACCTCCTATTTGCTGTGATAAGTCTAAAAAGTTTGTAGATCATCAACAATATCAGCGACTATGGCAATTTCTGATGGGGCTTAATGATAATTACAGCCAAGCCCGTAGTCAAATTCTCATGAAATCTAAAATTTCCACTATTAATCAAGCATATGCAATGATTCTGCAAGATGAAAGTCAAAACATTGTAGCTGGTAATAGTTCATATGTATTTGATTCCTCAGATCCCACAACCTTGTACTCATCAAAGGTGGgacaaaagatgaagaaaaactacCATTTGGAGTGTGACTATTGTAATATGAAAGGGTTGCTGCAAATTATTGAG ATCTTTACTATGCTGAACAAATCACATGTCTCAGAATCTCCTGCTCGTGCACATATGGCAGGTAATGTTTCATATGTTCAACAGTCTGATGAAAAGTGGATTGTAGATACTGGAGCTACTAATCACATGGTTGGAAATCAAAATGCTTTGCATGATAAAGTGACAATAGGAAATGCAGGCAGT GCTTTTAAGTGTTGTGCTGCCTTTTATCCTGATTTCTGCATTTTACAGGATCTCTTCACTAGGAAGGTAGAGGAGATTGGTAAGAAGGAAGGGGAACTTTATGTGCTTCATACACAAAGAAGATTAAAGGATCCAGCTAAGTCATTTATAGTAGTAAGAGATGAGGTTGAATTGTGGCATAGGAGGCTGGGACATGTTTCAGTCATTAAGAAGTTGTCTAGTTTCAATTGTAGCTATAGTACTGGAATAAGCCATCGCGATATTTGTCCATTGGCAAGACAAGCTAGAATTTCATTTCCTATAAGTACTACTAGAGCAGCAAATTATTTTGATTTACTGCATATGGAT TTACAGTACTCAAGCACTTCATTACTATG TGCACGACATTATGCATCAAAGTTCTTGTCCATACACTCCACAATAAAATGGAGTGGTGGAAAGAATACACACACATATCTTAGAGACAGCAAGGGCTATAAAGTTTCAGG AAAAGCTTCTATATCTAATAAGAGAGTTCTAGGATGTCTATGTTTTGCCACTAATCTAGTGAGGGGAGACAAATTTGGTCCTCGTGCAATAAGATCTGTATTTCTAGGATATGCTCCTACACAAAAGGGTTACAAGTTATATAATATTGAGAAAATGTCTATATTTGTGAGCAGGGATGTAGTATTCCATGAAGATGCATATCATTTTCAACATATTACTGAAGATTTCAGAGCATTCCCTCAGACAACTTACACAGTCAACAATGATTGTATGGTGTCATTTGTTGATAGCAGGGGTGATGATTCTCTTGAGACTGCTCATAGGGGTGATGATTCTCTTGAGACTGCTCATATTGATACAGAAGCTAATGCACTTATACATGGGATGCATGCCACATCATCTTCTATTCCCAGCAATGCAGAAGAGGGTACTATTTCTGTTTCAGAGATACAGTCATCAGCTATTGAAAATGAGGCATCTGTTATGGGACAAAATGAGGCACCTCTTGTTTGTGATCAGAGAAAATATG CCAAAGATGCAAGATGGATTGAGGCCATGAAAGCAGAGATTCAAGCTGTAGAAGACAATCACACATGGGAAGTGGTAGCATTACCTCATGGTAAGAAGGCAATTGGTTGTAAATGGGTCTATAAGATTAAGTATATAGCTTTTGGAGATATAGAAAGGTTCAAGGCTCGTTTGGTGGAAAAAGGGTATAGCCAAAAGGAAGGCTTGGATTATCAGGAAATTTTTTCACCTGTAGTGAAAATGGTCACAGTTAGGTCTGTGATTGCTATTGCAGCTACAAAAGGTTGGGTTTTGCACTAA